The genomic segment GCCGTCTCGGCGCGCGCCACTCCCACCATCGGCCCAATGGGTCCGCGGCCGCCCGCACCTCTCCGTCCAGGGCCACCACGAACCCGGGCCAGTCCGCGGCGTCCACCGGCGGACGCCAGGCGTCATGCAGTCCGGGGGCGTCGATCGTCACCCAGCGCGCGGGCAGGGTCCGGATGCGTTCGATCAGCGCGTGCCGCGGTGCCCACGGGATGTGCGCGAGCACACCGGGCGTCGTGATCACGAGCGTCGCATCCTGCGGCGCGGAGGCCGCGACCGCGTCAATCTCGTCGATCGCGTCGCCTCGCGTCATCGAGGGCGGATCCGCTGCAGCGATGTCCAGGGCTGCCGCGATTCGTTCCTCGCGCCCCTCCTCCCCCGGCCAGACGAGCGCGCGCAGCCATGCCCGGTCCTCGCCATCGCGCGCGTCCAGCGGCGACAGGTCGATGCCGGCCCGCCACGCCACCTCCGGCATCCGCATGTCTGGCACCGCACCGCGCACCTCGCTGGTGAGCACGACCGGGGACGCGCCGTCCGACGGATCGAGCGCGCGGCGCAGCCGCCCGTCCCCGTCGACGAAACGGTAGGAGTACCGGTCGGGATACAGGCACAGGCCGGCCGACGCTCCGATCTCGAGCAGCGCGATCGGTCCGTCGATCTCCGAGAGCACCGGAAGCAGCGGCGCAAGACGCAGCGGCTCGTTCGTCTGGATGCTGCGCGTCTCGCATTCCGCGACGATCGCGTCCGCGTGCGCGAGCAGGAACTCCCGCCACTGCGTGAAGCCCGCCGATGGGGCACCGAGCATCCGGGTCACCGCGAACACGAGCGGCGGCTGCCTGCGGTTCGCAGGGATGCGTGCGAGCACGGCCCGGACGTCGGGATCCGCGGCGACACCCGCGGCCCAGTCGGCATACAGCGCCGACCGCCCCGGCGCCTCCTCCAGGGCGAATCGCTCGTAGCGCTCGCGCACAGCATCCGTCATGCGTCCATTGTCACCTCCCGTCATCATGGCCCTCGCCGCCTCAGGGCGAGAGACAATGGAGGAGACGTCGCCCGAGAACCCAGGAGGCCTGATGGACTACAGCGTGAAGAAGACCGACGCCGAGTGGCGCGAGGAGCTCGGCGACGAGCAGTTCGCGGTGCTGCGGGAGGCTGCGACCGAGCGCGCCTGGACCGGCGAACTGCTCGATGAGGAGCGCGCGGGCCTGTACACCTGCGGCGCCTGCGGTGCAGAGCTGTTCAAGAGCGGCACGAAGTTCGACTCCGGCTGCGGCTGGCCGAGCTTCTACGAGTCGATCCGCCCCGACGCCGTCCAGCTGCTCGAGGACAACACTCTGGGAATGCAGCGCACCGAGGTCCGCTGCGCGAACTGCGGATCGCACCTGGGCCACGTCTTCCCCGACGGCTTCGGCACCCCGACCGGCGACCGCTACTGCATGAACTCGCTGGCACTGAACTTCACCCCCGAGGCCCCGGAGGCGTGAGCGCCTACGACGCCGTGCTCGCGCGGCAGTCGTGGTCCAAGCTCACCCAGGAGGCTCCGACCCGCGAGGAGCTGCTGCCGCTGGTGGCCGCAGCGGGCCGGGTCGCCGACCACTCGTCCCTGCAGCCATGGCGGCTCATCGAGCTGCGAGGCGACGACCGCCTGCGGCTCGGCGCGGCGATCGCGGAGGCCAACGGCGATCTCAAGCCCTCATCGAAGCCGCTGCGCGCCTCCCTGCTGATCGCCGTCGTGGTCAGCTTCCGCCCGAGCGAGAAGGTGCCCCGCTGGGAGCAGGAGGCCGTCGCTTCTGGCGTCGCGCATGTGCTGAGCCTCCTGCTGGACGAGGCGGGGTGGGGCGTCATCTGGCGCACCGGCGGTCACACCCGCACGGCTGCCGTCGCCGCGGCGCATGGGCTGACGGAGAACGAGGAGCTGCTCGGGTGGTTGTACGTGGGCGGCAAGCCGGATGGCAAGCGCCCCGGCAGGCGGAAACCCGTGGACGCCGAGAGCCTGCTGACCCGGTTGCCGTCCGCAGAGGGCATAGCGGGCTGAGTTCAGCGCCTGAGTTCAGCGCCTGCGTCGCCATGGAAGGGCGACGAGCACGGACAGTGCAGCGACGACCACCATGGCCAGCAGCTGCCACAGGGCGGGGCCGGCGGCAGCAGGCCACAGCAGGTCGATCGTGACCGACGCCGTCAGCTGTCCGAGCACGGCACCGAGCCCCAGGAGCAGGACGCCGGTGTGCGCGACGATCGTCGCGCTGAGCAGGATGTAGAGGAACCCGAGCGCCCCGCCGAGGTACAGCCACGGCTCCGTCGGCAGCGCGGACGGCATCCCCTTCACCGCGACGCTCACCACTGAGGCGAGCAGCAGCACCACGGTTCCGGCGGTGAAGCTCATCAGCGTCGCCGTGAGCGGCGACTGCACTCGCTGAGCGAGACGTCCGTTGGCCGCGGACTGCCACGCGATGCCGACTCCGGCCGCGAACGGCAGCAGGAGCAGCCACCACGGTGCACGGGCCAGCACGTCCCCGCTGAGGGAGATCGCGACGGCGAGGAGGGCGAACACCCCGCCGAGCACTCGGCCTCCCGTCACGGCGACGACACCGGACGGTCCGACGCCGAGCCTGTCCAGCACGAGGCCGTTCACGGTCTGGCCGGCGACGACGCCCACCGTGAACAGGGACACCCCGAGCAGTCCCGCGGTGAGTCCCTGCGTCGAGACCGTGAGCGCACCGCACGCCCCGCCCAGCAGCATCCACGGGGGAACGTGCCCTGAGCGCACACCGCGCCAGAGGCGGCCAGCCCCCGCTCTGGCCGTCGGCAGCACGAGGGTCACGGCGACCAGCAGGGCGAGACCGACGCTGAACGAGATGAGGCCGGCGACGATACCGTCGTCGATGCGCACCCCCAGCACACCGTTGACGCGTGCCTGCACGGCCGTCATCGCACCGATCGCCACCGCCCCACCGAGGGCGAGGGGGACGGGGATGCGGCGGACCTCGGACACCCGTTGACCCTACCTGAGCGACGACCCGCCCGATGTCCGCGCCCGGCGGTAGCCTGTGGACATGTGCGCGAGCTACGGACTCGATCCTCGATTCTCCGACACCGACCTCCTGGCGGAGGCCGACGCCGAACTCCTCGACGACCTGCGCGGTTGGGCACGCGACAACGACGGCGAGACCCTCCGCCCCACCGGCAAGAACCTGCGCAATCTCAATCCGCTCATCGTTCCGCAGGACGAGCACGCGGCGCTCGAGAAGGCATGGTGGGGGTATCTCATCGACGGCCAGCCGTCGAAGTTCCCCTCGATCAACACGCGCTCCGAGCGCCTGCAGGACCAGCCGGCGAAACTGCGGACACGGGCGATCGTCCCGACCACCGGGTGGTTCGAGATGCGCAAGCCCGAACGCGTCTGGCACGAGTTCACGCTCGGCCCCGACACGCTGTTCGGCATGGCGGCCGTCACGCAGCGCGGTCGCACGCCCGACGGCGACTGGGTCACCTGCTACTCCATCGTGATGGCCCCGGCTCCGGCGCACCTCGCCGAGGTCCATGAGCGGATGCCGGTACTCATCCCCGCGTCCATGAGCAGCGCGTGGCTCACCGCCGCGCCGGATCGCGATCTGATCGACGAGGCACTGGCAGCCTCGGCCGCGATGGCGGAGCGGATCTCCGTCACACCCACCGCCTCCCGCCCGTGACAGAACAGGCCCGCCGCGCTCGATAGTCTTTCGCCATGACCTCCATGGTGCTCATCAGCCTCGCCGCGATCCTCGCGTGGTCACTGATCTCGCACCGGTTCGAGCGCTGGGGTGTGGCCGGCCCCGCAGCCCTCCTCCTCCTCGGCGCCGCCACCGTCGCGTGGGACGTCGAGGCGTTCAGCACGGTGATCGACTCGGAACTCGCCGAGAAGGTCGTCGAGGTGATCCTCGCGATCCTGCTGTTCGTCGACGCCACCGAGGTGGAGGGCGGCGTCTTCGGCAAGGAGGGGAAGGTCATCGCGCGTCTGGTCCTCATCGCCCTCCCGCTCTCCCTCGCGCTGGCCGTCCTCAGCGGCGTGCTGCTGCTGCCGACCACGGGCCTGCTCGTTCTCGCCGTGATCGCGTGCGTCATCATGCCCACCGACTTCTCCCCCGCCGCACGGCTGCTGCGCAGCGGCGGTGTCACGACCAGGGCCCGGCAGATCCTCAACGTCGAGAGCGGATACAACGACGGCGTGGTCTCGCCCGTGTTCGGCATGTCCCTCGCCCTCGCCGTGTTCTGGACGACGATCTCGCGCACTCCGGAATCCGAGCTGACGGAGGAGGTGCTCGAGAAGCCCGTGTTGGACTTCCTGCACGCCTTCGCCGGTGCCGTGCCGGCGACACTGTTCGCGATCGTCATCGGCATGGCGCTCGGCCCCGGTATCGGCTTCGCCGTGCGGGTCGCGCGGAGGCACGACGTCGCCAGTGCCGTCGGTGCGCGATACGTCATGCTGCTGCTCCCCCTCATCGCCTACGGGGTCGCGAGCATCCCGCTGTTCGACGCGAACGGTTTCGTCGCGGCGTTCGTGGCCGGCGTCGGATACCGGCTGACGCGCGTCCGCTCCGCGGAGGCGGCGGGCATCGATCATTCAGAGCTGCTGCTCGTCGAAGAGGTGGGTGCTCTCGCGGCGAACTTCGTCTGGTTCATGCTCGGCGGCGCGGCCGTCATCGTCGTCGTCGCCGGATTCGACTGGCGCATCGTCGCCCTCGCTCTCCTCGCGCTCACGCTGGTGCGCATGCTGCCCGTCTACGTGTCGCTGATGGGCAGCACGGTGGCCCGCGCCGATCGACTGCTCATCGGCGCCCTCGGTCCCCGAGGCACCGCGACGATCGTCTTCGGCCTCCTCGCCTACAACGGCCTCCCGGAGGACGAGGGGACGGCGGTGCTGACCGTCATGGTCGTGACCGTGGTGGGGAGCATCCTGCTCCACGGCGTGGCTGCCCCTCTCATCATGCGACGGGTCGGCGCGGCCCGACTCTGATCACGCGAGGAGCTTCGCCCTCAGCCGACCCCGCACGGCGGCATCCACTCCGGCGCCGTCCAGGTACGCGTCGATGCCACCGGGCAGGCGATCGAGCCGGCAGAGCGCGGCGTCGAGGACTTCGGGCGGCGAGGATCCGAGGATCACGAGCAGATCGTCCGTGAGGTGCACACGGAACCGACGCGCCGTCCCCACCATCCTGTGCGTCCACTCCCCCGCGAGATTGGGGGCGGATGCCGCGTAGTCGGCGAGGATGATCCTGCGGTCGACCTCGAGCGCCTCGAGCACCAGGGCGATCGCCAGACCGGTGCGATCCTTGCCCGCTGTGCAGTGGACGAGGACCGGGTCGTCCGCATCGGCGATCGCACGGATGATCCGCCCCAGCGCATGCTGATGCTCGTCGAGGATGAGCCGGTAGACCTCGCCGAGAGTGATCGTCTTCAGATCCACGCGCCGAGACGCGCCGTCGATCGGGATGCTGGTGCGCACCGCCCCCGTGCCCCGGAGGCGGTCACGACCGCCGACGCGGCGGTCGAACGGGGAGCGGAGGTCGATGACGGTTCCGATGCCGAGCTCCGCGATCCGTCGCCGACCGGCCGGGGAGAGTCGGTGCAGTGCGTCCGACCGGTAGAGCATGCCCGGGGTGAGCGCGCCGCGAGCGGCCTCCCGGAAGTTGTACGTTCCCGGGATGTCGAGACGGGTGACGGCGTCGTCCATGGCGCCATGCTAACCGCGGCTGTCGATGCTCCCTGTCAGAGCGACACCGGCAGGGGGTCGGAGACGCCCTGCGGCGCCTCTGTGCTCCCCGGCCCTCCG from the Microbacterium ginsengiterrae genome contains:
- a CDS encoding DUF2332 domain-containing protein, producing the protein MTDAVRERYERFALEEAPGRSALYADWAAGVAADPDVRAVLARIPANRRQPPLVFAVTRMLGAPSAGFTQWREFLLAHADAIVAECETRSIQTNEPLRLAPLLPVLSEIDGPIALLEIGASAGLCLYPDRYSYRFVDGDGRLRRALDPSDGASPVVLTSEVRGAVPDMRMPEVAWRAGIDLSPLDARDGEDRAWLRALVWPGEEGREERIAAALDIAAADPPSMTRGDAIDEIDAVAASAPQDATLVITTPGVLAHIPWAPRHALIERIRTLPARWVTIDAPGLHDAWRPPVDAADWPGFVVALDGEVRAAADPLGRWWEWRAPRRPPRP
- the msrB gene encoding peptide-methionine (R)-S-oxide reductase MsrB; this translates as MDYSVKKTDAEWREELGDEQFAVLREAATERAWTGELLDEERAGLYTCGACGAELFKSGTKFDSGCGWPSFYESIRPDAVQLLEDNTLGMQRTEVRCANCGSHLGHVFPDGFGTPTGDRYCMNSLALNFTPEAPEA
- a CDS encoding nitroreductase family protein; translation: MSAYDAVLARQSWSKLTQEAPTREELLPLVAAAGRVADHSSLQPWRLIELRGDDRLRLGAAIAEANGDLKPSSKPLRASLLIAVVVSFRPSEKVPRWEQEAVASGVAHVLSLLLDEAGWGVIWRTGGHTRTAAVAAAHGLTENEELLGWLYVGGKPDGKRPGRRKPVDAESLLTRLPSAEGIAG
- a CDS encoding DMT family transporter, which encodes MSEVRRIPVPLALGGAVAIGAMTAVQARVNGVLGVRIDDGIVAGLISFSVGLALLVAVTLVLPTARAGAGRLWRGVRSGHVPPWMLLGGACGALTVSTQGLTAGLLGVSLFTVGVVAGQTVNGLVLDRLGVGPSGVVAVTGGRVLGGVFALLAVAISLSGDVLARAPWWLLLLPFAAGVGIAWQSAANGRLAQRVQSPLTATLMSFTAGTVVLLLASVVSVAVKGMPSALPTEPWLYLGGALGFLYILLSATIVAHTGVLLLGLGAVLGQLTASVTIDLLWPAAAGPALWQLLAMVVVAALSVLVALPWRRRR
- a CDS encoding SOS response-associated peptidase family protein, encoding MCASYGLDPRFSDTDLLAEADAELLDDLRGWARDNDGETLRPTGKNLRNLNPLIVPQDEHAALEKAWWGYLIDGQPSKFPSINTRSERLQDQPAKLRTRAIVPTTGWFEMRKPERVWHEFTLGPDTLFGMAAVTQRGRTPDGDWVTCYSIVMAPAPAHLAEVHERMPVLIPASMSSAWLTAAPDRDLIDEALAASAAMAERISVTPTASRP
- a CDS encoding cation:proton antiporter, which codes for MTSMVLISLAAILAWSLISHRFERWGVAGPAALLLLGAATVAWDVEAFSTVIDSELAEKVVEVILAILLFVDATEVEGGVFGKEGKVIARLVLIALPLSLALAVLSGVLLLPTTGLLVLAVIACVIMPTDFSPAARLLRSGGVTTRARQILNVESGYNDGVVSPVFGMSLALAVFWTTISRTPESELTEEVLEKPVLDFLHAFAGAVPATLFAIVIGMALGPGIGFAVRVARRHDVASAVGARYVMLLLPLIAYGVASIPLFDANGFVAAFVAGVGYRLTRVRSAEAAGIDHSELLLVEEVGALAANFVWFMLGGAAVIVVVAGFDWRIVALALLALTLVRMLPVYVSLMGSTVARADRLLIGALGPRGTATIVFGLLAYNGLPEDEGTAVLTVMVVTVVGSILLHGVAAPLIMRRVGAARL
- a CDS encoding tyrosine-protein phosphatase, with the protein product MDDAVTRLDIPGTYNFREAARGALTPGMLYRSDALHRLSPAGRRRIAELGIGTVIDLRSPFDRRVGGRDRLRGTGAVRTSIPIDGASRRVDLKTITLGEVYRLILDEHQHALGRIIRAIADADDPVLVHCTAGKDRTGLAIALVLEALEVDRRIILADYAASAPNLAGEWTHRMVGTARRFRVHLTDDLLVILGSSPPEVLDAALCRLDRLPGGIDAYLDGAGVDAAVRGRLRAKLLA